The following coding sequences are from one Lysinibacillus sp. FSL W8-0992 window:
- a CDS encoding DUF4183 domain-containing protein: protein MVKEKDCRQIIHLCDCEDRFIWPRITALNVPVIAPPPIIVSDERIIPKVNRYFYIVTTDIHLTNGVTLAANLFTDDKGDTVTEFSIEHPNGYVNLFINAVMQEGGIYSVSSTSLSLNADNATIYRGTPIIIESIGFFTEVN, encoded by the coding sequence ATGGTAAAGGAAAAAGATTGTCGTCAAATTATTCATTTATGTGACTGTGAAGATAGATTTATATGGCCACGTATAACAGCTCTTAATGTCCCTGTTATTGCACCTCCTCCAATCATTGTTTCCGATGAAAGGATTATACCTAAAGTGAATAGATATTTTTATATAGTGACAACAGATATTCATTTGACGAACGGGGTCACACTTGCCGCTAATCTATTTACAGATGACAAAGGAGACACAGTAACAGAATTTTCCATAGAACATCCAAATGGCTATGTAAATCTCTTTATTAATGCCGTCATGCAAGAAGGTGGGATTTATTCCGTATCTTCCACTTCCCTAAGCTTAAATGCTGATAACGCAACCATTTATAGAGGGACTCCAATTATTATCGAATCTATTGGTTTTTTCACTGAAGTGAACTAA
- a CDS encoding DUF4183 domain-containing protein produces the protein MALSIININVNVSSTSTRFFNILATPLAITDGTTLAATTFLTDSGTAATAFPVIINGYYNLYINGVLQEGDAYSVSSTELTFNIVTASIAAGTPIIIEAVELSTII, from the coding sequence ATGGCGCTTTCCATTATTAATATCAATGTCAATGTTTCTAGCACATCCACAAGGTTTTTCAATATTTTAGCTACCCCGCTCGCAATTACAGATGGCACAACGCTTGCTGCAACAACTTTTTTAACTGACAGCGGTACTGCAGCAACTGCTTTCCCAGTCATAATTAATGGGTACTATAATTTATATATCAATGGTGTGCTACAGGAAGGTGATGCCTATTCAGTTTCCTCAACTGAACTAACTTTTAACATAGTTACAGCTTCTATCGCCGCTGGAACTCCAATAATTATTGAAGCTGTTGAATTATCAACTATTATTTAA